The nucleotide sequence CGCCGGAACGGGACGACCGCAAGCGCAACGTCGAGGTGGCCGTGAGGGTCGATGCCGCGGGCTTTGCGGAACTCGTCCTGGGCGCGCTGGAAGGGTTGTGAGGGACGAGCCGGGCTGCGCTGCGGCCTGGTGTTCCCGCCGCTGCCCGGGGACGCCTGACCTACGGCCCGGCGGCTGCCCGGACTCCGCCGGGCCGCAACGAAGTTGCCGCCCGCGCGGCTGCGAAGATGGCCGTGTGGGCCAGGACGATGGCCGGCCCCGACGGGATCGAGAGGTAGTAGGAGGCGTACAGGCCCACGACGGACGCCCCGATGCCGATCGCGACGGACGCCAGCGCCATGGGAGTGAGCCGGCTTGTCAGCAGTCTCGCGGTCGCGCCCGGGATGACCAGGATGGCCAGGCTCATGGTGACGCCCACCGTCTGCAGTGCCAGCACGGTGGTGACGGCGATGAGGGCGAGCAGCCCGCACTGCAAAGCCCCGACCCTGAGCCCGATGGTCGCTCCCAGCACCGGGTCGAAGGAGACGATGGAGAACGGCCGCCACAGCGCCACCGTGACCGCAAGGGTGGCCGCGCCGAGCACGGCCGTGCGCACCAGGTCTTCGGGCCCCACCCCCAGGATGTCGCCGAAAAGGACGTGGGAGAGGTCCACCGCATACGTCCTCTGCGTGGAGATGATGGCCACCCCCAGCGCGAGGGCCGCCGCCATGACGATGCCGATGGCGGTCTCTTCCCGGACGCGGCTTTCCCGGGCGATGCCGTACACTGCCCACGACGCCAGGAGGGCTGCCGCCAGTGCTCCCCAGAAAAGCGATGCCCCGCTCGCCCCCCACCACACGAACGCCAGCGCCACCCCCGGCAGCACCGCGTGCGCCAGCGCGTCCGCGAAGAAGGCCATCCCCCGTACCACCGTGAACGTGCTCGTGAGCCCGCTCGTTACGCCCAGGATCAAGGCAGCCATCAGGGCCGTCTGCATGAAGCCGTACTGCAACGGGTCGGCCAGCCAGTGCCACATCAGGCCGTACCCCCGTCGCGGCTTTCGGACGGAGCCGACGAGGCCCACGCGGCCCAGCGAGCCGGTTGGGCCCACCGCACCATGGACGGGCTGCCCGTGGCGGAAGGCCGGCCGCAGACCTGTTGCGGCGGGCCGAAGGCGAGGATGCGCCCGTTGAGCACCATCACCCGGTCGAACCAGTCGCTCCCTGCCACGAAGTCCAGGTCGTGGGTCGAGACCAGCAGCGCGACGCCGCGCTCGCGCAGCCTCGACAGCGCCTCGATGACCGCGGCTTGCGCTCCTTCTTCGACGGCGTTGAACGGCTCGTCGAGCACCACCAGGCGCGCCCGCTGCGCCAGCGCCCGGGCCAGGAAGACCCGCTGCTGCTGGCCGCCCGAAAGGTCCTGGATGGGGGAGCGGGCGAGGCCGGCCATGCCGACCTGCTCGAGCGCTTCGGCCACGGCTTCGCGGTCTTCGGGGCGGGGGCGGCGCCACAGCCCGTAGTACGGGTAGCGGGCCATCATGACCACGTCCCAAACGGTGGCGGGGAAATGCCAGTTGACGGCCTCCCGCTGCGGGGCGTACGCGACCGGGCCGCCCTGTACCCGCACGGCCCCGGCGAGCGGGCGCAGGACGCCCGCGACGCACTTGAAGAGCGTCGACTTGCCGGCCCCGTTGGGCCCCACCACGGCCACCCGCTGGCCGGCCTCTACCGTGAAGCTCACGTCATGGAGCACGACCCGGGTGCCGTATCCGGCCCGAAGCCCCGCGACCTCCAGGAGTGGCCGGGCCGACCCCCCCGGCGCGGGCGCAGGGCCGGCCACCTCTCCGTCCGGCAGCACGGCTACTTGCCGCTCAGCGACCATCGGACATCGCCTCCACGATGCGGGTCACGTTGGTGCGCATATAGCCGACGTAGCTGTCGGCACCGGATCCGGCGGGGCCCAGGGAATCCGAGTAAAGGGCCACGACCCTCACTCCTGTCTCCTGGGCAAGCCGCCGGGCGAGCACCGGCGAGACCGTTGCCTCCACGAAGATGGCGGGCACGTTGGCTCGCCGGATGGCGTCCAGCAGCTTCGCCGTCTCGGCCGCCGTCGGCTCGGCGAGCGTGCTCACCGACGGGATGACGGCCCCCACCACGGTGAATCCATACTCTCGAGCGAAGTAGTTGAGCGTCTCGTGATTGGTGACGAGCACACGGCGCTCTCTCGGAACGCGGTCCACCTGCCGGCGCACCCACGCGTCGAGCTCCCGCAGCTGGGCGAGGTAGCGCTCGGCGCGCGCCGCGATGGAGGCCTTCCCTGCCGGGTCGAGGCGCTCGAGGGCCGAGGTAATCTGCTGCACCATACGCATCGCGTTGGGCACGCTCGTCCACACATGGGGGTCGAGGTCGCCGTGCGACGCCTCGTGCGCGTGCGTGCCGGGCTCATGCTCCGACGGGCTCTCATCCTGCGAGGAGCTGCCTTCGTGCGCCGAGACGCCCTCCGAGCGTACCGCGAGCTGAGGCGCCAGCTCGATCACCTGGGCCTGCACAGCCGCCGAGCGAACGAGGCGGGTGACGGCCGGCGGCTCGAGGCCGGCGCCGACCAACACGACGAGCCGGGCCCGCGCCAGCAGGCGGGCGTCCTGGGGAGTGGGCTCGAACGCGTGAGGGTCGGCCCCGAGGGGCATGAGGGAGACGACCTCCCACCGGTCGCCGGCGACCTGCCGAGCCAGGTCTGCGGTGATGCTGGTGCTGGCCACGATGAGCCCCTGCGAGCCCGACGGCGAGCGGGCGACCTCCCCGGCGGGAGCGCTCGCGCCGCCGGGCGCGGCTGCGGTGGCCGGCACCGGCCCGGTTTGCTGTCCGGCGAACGTGCCCGGGATGGCACCTGCCATGAGCATGACGCCCGCGAAGGCGATGATGAGACACCGTATCACAAAACTCGCCGTTACCCTGTGCCCGTCGATTCGCTTGCCCTCGTTCATCCGGTCACCCCTCCGATGGCCCGGTCACCGCCGGGATTGCCGGCCTTCACATGGCGGCCAGGCACGAACGGCACAATCCGTAAAACTCCAGCAAGTGCCCCTGGATGCGGACGCCGAGGCGCTGCTCGATGTCGCCGACCATACCCGCCGCCGTACACTCGTCGAACTCGATGACCCGGTGGCACCTGTTGCAGATGAAGTGGTGGTGGCTCCCCTGGTCGGCCGCGCTGTAGTGGGCCCGGGTGGTGCCCAGGAGCGACGGCTGCACTGCGCATACCTTGCTGAGGATGGCGAGCGTCCGGTAGACCGAGGCCCTGCCGACACCGGGATGCCGGCGCCGCACCTCCTCGACCACTTCCCTGGCGCTGCGGTGCCCCGACGACTGCATCGCCTCGACCACGGCCCTCCGGGCCGCCGTGACCCGGTACCCGGCCGCCTTGAGCGCCTGCAGCATGCTGGAGACGGTCTGCTCGTGAGCCTTTCCGTCATGGGCCATTCGATACACCGTCTCAGTGATACACCGTCTCAGAACACCTGTCAAGCCGGCCCCCCCCCCGAGGAGGCCGGCCGGTCCACCGGCTCACTCGTACCGCAGCGCCTCGACCGGGTCGAGCCGGGATGCCCGTCGTGCCGGATACAGCCCGAAGATCATACCGACCGCCGTCGAAAAGCCGATCGCCACGATCACCGATTGCACCGACACCACGAAGGGGAAGCTCAACGCCCCGGACAGCACCCACGCCCCGAACCACCCGACCAACAGCCCCACGACGCCGCCGATCAGGCTGAGCGCGCCGGACTCTGCCAGAAACTGTCGTGCGATGTCCCGCCGCCTCGCCCCGATGGCGAGCCTCACGCCGATCTCCCGCGTGCGCTCGGCCACCGCCACGAGCATGACGTTCATGATGCCGATGCCGCCGACGACCAGCGCCACCCCTGCGATGGCCGACAGCAGCAGCGTCATCGTGCCCGTTGCCTGGTTGACCGCCGACAGGATGGCCTGCTGGCTCGTCACGTTGACCAGGCCCTCGCCTCCGAGCTTGCGGGCGAAGAAGAACTCGATCTGCGCGATGCCTTCCTCCACCGAAACGCCGTCCCGCACGCGAGCAAGGTACTGCCCGACGCGGTCCCGCACGATGCCCCGGGCCACCATGGACTCGATGGGCACGTACACCTGGTTGTCGAAGTTGGAGAAGAAGGCGCTGCCTCTCGGCTCCATGACCCCGACCACCACGCCCGGCACGCTGCGCCCCCCGAACACCAGCATCACCGGCAACCCCACGGGCACCTCGGAGCCGAAGAGCTGGGTCGCCACCTGGTACCCGAGCACCACCGCCATGCTTCGAGCCTGGCCGTCCCGCTCCTGGATGAACCTCCCGACCAGAGGGTGGTAGTTGAGGATGGAGTCGTAATAGGCGTCCACGCCCATGACGGATACGTTCAAGTTGGAGGCGCCGGCCACCACCGTGGCCCGGGTCTGCACGACCGGCGTCACGTCGGCCACCGCCGGTACGTTTTCGCGCAAGGACGCCGCCACGTCGACGGTCAAGTCCTGCGTCGCCTCCGCCGACACCCGGCCGCCCGACCCAACCCGAAATGCCGGGGACACCGTCACCAGATTGGAGCCCAGCTCCGTGAGCTGCGCCGTGATGCGCAGGCGTGCCCCTTCTCCCACGGACACGAGGGTAATGACCGCCGCGACACCGATCACGATGCCCAGCGCCGACAAGAACGACCGCATCCCGCCGCTCTTCACGCTGTGCCATGCCTCTCGCAACAGTTCCGCCGTTCTCACGGGCGAGTCACCCCCTCGTTCCTCGGGGTCGCCGCCCCTGGCGCAGCCACCTCGGACGCAGCCACCTCCGGCACCGACGGCCCGTCGGCAATGATCGTGCCGTCCTGCATGTGCAGGATGCGCCGGGTCCGCCGGGCGACCCCCGGGTCGTGGGTGATGATGACCACCGTCCGCCCGTCCCGGTTGAGATCCTCGAGGATGGACAGGATCTGGGCGCCATTGGCCGAATCGAGGTTGCCGGTCGGTTCGTCGGCCAGGATCACGGCCGGATCGGAGACCAGCGCCCGGGCGATGGCCACTCGCTGCCGTTCGCCGCCGGAGAGCTGCGACGGAAGGTGGCGGAGGCGATGCTGCATGCCGAGCCGTTCCAGCACGGCCAGGGCTCGCGCCCGCCGCTCCCGGGCGCCCACCCCGGCGTAGATGAGCGGCCACTCGACGTTACGCAGCACCGTGTCGCGGGCCATCAGGTGAAACTGCTGGAAGACGAAACCGATGCGCCGGTTACGGATGCGGGCGAGTTCGGGTTCGCTCAGACGGGCCACGTCCTGCCCTTCGAGGAACAGATGGCCCGCCGTCGGGCGGTCGAGGCACCCCATGAGGTGCAACAGCGTCGACTTGCCCGAGCCGGAGCGCCCCGTCACCGCGACGAACTCCCCCGGCCCGATGGTCAGGCTCACCCCGCGCAGGGCCTGCACGGCGCTCTCCCCGCGGCCGTAGGTCTTGGTCACGTCCACCAGCTGAAAGACGAAGGAGCTCATCGGGACCGGTTATCCCCTCGGGACGGGGCTTCGGTGCGGATCCGTTGCCCCTGCGTCTGGCCCGGCGACAACCGGAAGAAGAATGGGTTGCTGCTCTGGCGACCCGCCGCCCCCGCTTCCTGGCCGCCCGTGAGCCGCCGGTAGACCGCGTAGTTGGTGGCGAGCACCAGGTCACCCTCCTGAAGCCCGCTGCGCACCTCGACGAAGCTGCCGTCGCTCACGCCGAGCTCTACCCTCACCGGCTGGAGGGAGTCACCGACGACCCGGCTGACCAGCGTCTCGCCGTTGACCTCGGCCACCGCCTCTTCGGGGACGGCCAGGACGTTGCGGGCGTTTTGCACCTCGACCAGGGCCGTGGCCGACATGCCGGGTCGCAGCCGGGGGTCACCCCGGTCGAGCTTCACCACCACGTCGAACAACACCACGTCGCCCTGCGCCCGCCCTGCGGCGGCGATGCGGTCGACGTGCCCGGGGATGGCCAGGTCGGGATAGGTCTTCACCGTGACGGTGACGGCCTGCCCCGGCTTGACGTACGCCAGGTCCACCTCGTCGACGGCCACGTGGGCTTCGAGCGAACCCATGTCGACCAGCCAGGCCACCTCTTGCGCGGCGTTGACCTGATCCCCGGGTCGAACGCCGAGGCGGGCGACGACGCCGTCGAACGGCGCCACCAGGCGCGTCGCCTCGAGGTCACGGCGCGCCTTTTCGAGGGCGAGGCGCTTCTCCTCGACCTGGGCCGGCCCCTGTTCGAGTCGGGCGGTTTCGTACTCGTTGCGCGCCTTGGTGTAGGCGAGCTGCTGGTCGTCGTCCCGCAGGGTGGCGAGCACGGTGCCGGCTTTGACGGTGGCCCCCTCTTCGACGGGCACCGTGGCGACCCGGCCGGCGATGCCGAAGGAGAGGCTTTGTTCACGGGCTGCCGCCAGGGTCCCCGTGGCCTCGACGTGGCGCTGGATGTCCATGCGGCGCACGGGCACAGCCCTGACGCCGGCCTGTTGGGAAAGCCGCATCAGCGTGCGCCCTTCGGCCTCGAGCGCGGTACTGAGGGCAGGCGCGCCCCGCCCAGGCGAGGCTCCATCGCGGGACGGCGCCCGCTCCTGGAACGCATTGCTCCCGGAGGCAGGTCGCTGCCAGGGCGCTGCCCCGAACACCCCTGCCGCTACGAGGCCGGCGCCTGCCACCACTACGACGAGAAGCCCGCCGATCAAGGCGTGGCGCTTGTTCCATCGCACGGCGTCACGCGAGCCCCCTTTTCCTTGAAGATGGCCCACTCAACACGCTACGCCCGGTTACGCCCGGTACCGGGCACCGGCCGCCGGTACCGCGCGTCCCGCATGTCCCACTCCTGCGACGCAACGCACCTTAGTTGCCGGCGGCAGATGCGCCGTCATTCCCGGCCGCGATCCCACCCGCGACCCCCTGGAGCCGGGCGACGAACTGCTCGGTCTCGTGCCGCAGCGTAGCGGCCCCCTCGATGACATCCAGGGCCGCCAGATCGAGCGTGCGCCGGGCTTCGTCCACCTCCGTTTGCGAGGCAGCGCCTCCCCGGGCCCGGGCCTGGGCCGTCCGCCACGCGAGTTCTGCTTGATCCATGGACGCAAGGGCAGCGTGCAGGTTGAGGGCTGCACTCGCCACGGACTGCCACCGGCTGGCCACGTCGTTGGCCACCGTTCGCTCGGCATCGGCAAGGGCGGCCCGGGCGTCGTCGACGGCTTGCCGTGCCTTTTCGACGTCGAGGCGCCGCGCTCCGCCGTCGAGCAGGGAAAGCCCGGCCGCGACCCCGGCGAACCACGTGCCCTCACCAATCAGGCTCGAGCCGCCGGACGAAGTCTCGATGGGGGCCCGGACGCCGCCGGAGAGGCTCACGGTGCCCCACCTGGCCTCGACGGCCCGCTGCTGGCGGACCGCAAGATCGAGACGGGCCTTCGCCAGCGTAACCTCCGGCGCCCGGCGCAGGGCGGCAACGACGAGCCCGTCAGGCAGGGGCCGAACGGAAGTTGCAAGCCCGCGCCCGTCGGGCGGGCCGACCGGAAACTGCCCGCCCGGGAAGCCGGCGGGCGAGAGCGCTGCGGCAGCTGCCTGCCGGGCGGCCGCGACCAGAGCGTCACCGGTGGAGAGCGCCGGTAGCCGGGAGGCGGGGAAGCCCAGGGACTGCTCCAGCGAGGCGAGGGATGCGACCTCTTTCTGGAGCGCTGCCGCAGCCTGCTGGGCAGCCTGGCGAGCCTGCGCGACCACGTCTGGCCCTGCCAGGCCGGCTGCCTGCCGGGCCCTGGCCCGATCCAGGGCCTCTTCGGCCGACCTCAGAGCGCTTTGACGGACGGAGACCCGGGCTGCGGCCGCCTGGACCTGCACGTAGAGCAGGCGTGCCCTGGCCGCTGCCGCACTCTCTGCCTCCCGGAGCGCGGACGTCGCGTCCTGCAGGGTCACCGAAGCGCTCAGAGCCTGGAGAGAGCGGTCCGAAGCGCCGGGCGGCGGCCAGAGCGTCCAGGTCGCCTGGAAAGACGCGATGCTCTTCTCCGCCTGCGTGGATGATGTCGCCGGCGTGGTGCCCTTCGGGGGTTCCTGCCGGTTGGCGACGTGTACGGTGCCGGACAGCGCCAGAGGGTCGACGGGTGACCACTGCAGTGTGAGGTCTCCGGCTGTCGCGCCCTCCGAGCCGCCGAGATTGCCGCCCGGGGGCACTCCCCACTCGGCCGATCCGGAGACGTCGAACCGGGGGGCAGCCGCCACTCCGGTCGCCTTCTGATAGTTGATCCGGGCCGTCTCGTAATCGGTGCGGGCCTTGCGCACGGCCGCGTCCCCCTCGACGTAGGCGGCGACGGCCTCTTCGAGGGAGACGGGGGAGGCGGGGCCCTGCGCGGCGACAGGCGCCGCCGCCCGTGCGGCTCCCCCTGCTGCTGTCAGGGCCCCCGCCATCATGAGCAGCGCGGCCACGAGCCGCACGGCCGGAAGCCGTGTGCCCGGCCCACTACGGCGGTCGTTCATGAGGCCGGCTCCTCGAGCAGCTTGTCCAGGGCGCCGGCCGGCCCCCACCCGGGTGCCTCGCCCAGCTGCTTGTGCAGGTCGACCAGCGCGGTGAGGTAGGTCTTGACGGCGTTCGCGTAACTCTGCTGCGCCTTGGCCACCGCCGCCTGCGCAGCGGTCACGTCCTGGTCGGTCTTGAGGCCGAGCTTGCGCTGCTGCTGTACGCCGTCGAGCCGCCGTTGCTCGAGCTCCATCTGAGCCCTGGCCACGTCAACGCCCCGCCGCGCCACCTGCACCTGCCCGAGCGCCCCTCGCACCGCTGCCTCCACGCCGCGTTCTGCCTGCCGGGCGGCCAGCTGGGCCTGGCGCAAGTTGGCGTGTTGCACCTGCAGCTCGAGAGGGGATGCCTTTTCGGCTTCGGCTTGATCGAGCTGTTTTTGAGCGATGTCGACCGCTTCCCGCCGCCACTTGACGTCTCGGCTGGCGGCGAGCGCCTTTTGCAGAGCTTGCTGAGCGGTGATGCCCGGCACCGGCGGCAGCTGGGCGGGAAGCGCCAGCGCGTCGGCCTGTGGCATCTGCTCCGGGTAGCCGAGAGCCTGGGCGAGGCGATCCATCGCCTGGTCCAGGGCCAGTTGCGCCCGGGCGAGATCGGCCTCCGTGGACTGCAACTGGTTTTCGGCGTCCTGCAACTCGAGGGGACCGAGGGAGCCCGCCGCGGCCTTTTGCCGGGCCGTGTCACGGGCCTGGCGGGCGTTCTGTGCTTGGAGGGTCGCGGCCTGCAGCCCGTAGCGGGCTGCGACCACGTCGACGTACGCCCCGACGGTCGAGGAGACCGTCTGGTGGTAAGCGTCGACGAGCTGGTTTTGCGCCTGGACGAAGGTGTGTCGCGCGAGCTGTTCGGCGAACGGCGACGGCGAGGCGGCGTTGGCGGCGATGGCCTGCTGG is from Limnochorda sp. L945t and encodes:
- a CDS encoding metal ABC transporter permease; translation: MWHWLADPLQYGFMQTALMAALILGVTSGLTSTFTVVRGMAFFADALAHAVLPGVALAFVWWGASGASLFWGALAAALLASWAVYGIARESRVREETAIGIVMAAALALGVAIISTQRTYAVDLSHVLFGDILGVGPEDLVRTAVLGAATLAVTVALWRPFSIVSFDPVLGATIGLRVGALQCGLLALIAVTTVLALQTVGVTMSLAILVIPGATARLLTSRLTPMALASVAIGIGASVVGLYASYYLSIPSGPAIVLAHTAIFAAARAATSLRPGGVRAAAGP
- a CDS encoding metal ABC transporter ATP-binding protein gives rise to the protein MVAERQVAVLPDGEVAGPAPAPGGSARPLLEVAGLRAGYGTRVVLHDVSFTVEAGQRVAVVGPNGAGKSTLFKCVAGVLRPLAGAVRVQGGPVAYAPQREAVNWHFPATVWDVVMMARYPYYGLWRRPRPEDREAVAEALEQVGMAGLARSPIQDLSGGQQQRVFLARALAQRARLVVLDEPFNAVEEGAQAAVIEALSRLRERGVALLVSTHDLDFVAGSDWFDRVMVLNGRILAFGPPQQVCGRPSATGSPSMVRWAQPARWAAWASSAPSESRDGGTA
- a CDS encoding metal ABC transporter substrate-binding protein, coding for MNEGKRIDGHRVTASFVIRCLIIAFAGVMLMAGAIPGTFAGQQTGPVPATAAAPGGASAPAGEVARSPSGSQGLIVASTSITADLARQVAGDRWEVVSLMPLGADPHAFEPTPQDARLLARARLVVLVGAGLEPPAVTRLVRSAAVQAQVIELAPQLAVRSEGVSAHEGSSSQDESPSEHEPGTHAHEASHGDLDPHVWTSVPNAMRMVQQITSALERLDPAGKASIAARAERYLAQLRELDAWVRRQVDRVPRERRVLVTNHETLNYFAREYGFTVVGAVIPSVSTLAEPTAAETAKLLDAIRRANVPAIFVEATVSPVLARRLAQETGVRVVALYSDSLGPAGSGADSYVGYMRTNVTRIVEAMSDGR
- a CDS encoding Fur family transcriptional regulator, which produces MAHDGKAHEQTVSSMLQALKAAGYRVTAARRAVVEAMQSSGHRSAREVVEEVRRRHPGVGRASVYRTLAILSKVCAVQPSLLGTTRAHYSAADQGSHHHFICNRCHRVIEFDECTAAGMVGDIEQRLGVRIQGHLLEFYGLCRSCLAAM
- a CDS encoding ABC transporter permease, which encodes MRTAELLREAWHSVKSGGMRSFLSALGIVIGVAAVITLVSVGEGARLRITAQLTELGSNLVTVSPAFRVGSGGRVSAEATQDLTVDVAASLRENVPAVADVTPVVQTRATVVAGASNLNVSVMGVDAYYDSILNYHPLVGRFIQERDGQARSMAVVLGYQVATQLFGSEVPVGLPVMLVFGGRSVPGVVVGVMEPRGSAFFSNFDNQVYVPIESMVARGIVRDRVGQYLARVRDGVSVEEGIAQIEFFFARKLGGEGLVNVTSQQAILSAVNQATGTMTLLLSAIAGVALVVGGIGIMNVMLVAVAERTREIGVRLAIGARRRDIARQFLAESGALSLIGGVVGLLVGWFGAWVLSGALSFPFVVSVQSVIVAIGFSTAVGMIFGLYPARRASRLDPVEALRYE
- a CDS encoding ABC transporter ATP-binding protein, with product MSSFVFQLVDVTKTYGRGESAVQALRGVSLTIGPGEFVAVTGRSGSGKSTLLHLMGCLDRPTAGHLFLEGQDVARLSEPELARIRNRRIGFVFQQFHLMARDTVLRNVEWPLIYAGVGARERRARALAVLERLGMQHRLRHLPSQLSGGERQRVAIARALVSDPAVILADEPTGNLDSANGAQILSILEDLNRDGRTVVIITHDPGVARRTRRILHMQDGTIIADGPSVPEVAASEVAAPGAATPRNEGVTRP
- a CDS encoding efflux RND transporter periplasmic adaptor subunit: MRWNKRHALIGGLLVVVVAGAGLVAAGVFGAAPWQRPASGSNAFQERAPSRDGASPGRGAPALSTALEAEGRTLMRLSQQAGVRAVPVRRMDIQRHVEATGTLAAAREQSLSFGIAGRVATVPVEEGATVKAGTVLATLRDDDQQLAYTKARNEYETARLEQGPAQVEEKRLALEKARRDLEATRLVAPFDGVVARLGVRPGDQVNAAQEVAWLVDMGSLEAHVAVDEVDLAYVKPGQAVTVTVKTYPDLAIPGHVDRIAAAGRAQGDVVLFDVVVKLDRGDPRLRPGMSATALVEVQNARNVLAVPEEAVAEVNGETLVSRVVGDSLQPVRVELGVSDGSFVEVRSGLQEGDLVLATNYAVYRRLTGGQEAGAAGRQSSNPFFFRLSPGQTQGQRIRTEAPSRGDNRSR
- a CDS encoding TolC family protein, coding for MNDRRSGPGTRLPAVRLVAALLMMAGALTAAGGAARAAAPVAAQGPASPVSLEEAVAAYVEGDAAVRKARTDYETARINYQKATGVAAAPRFDVSGSAEWGVPPGGNLGGSEGATAGDLTLQWSPVDPLALSGTVHVANRQEPPKGTTPATSSTQAEKSIASFQATWTLWPPPGASDRSLQALSASVTLQDATSALREAESAAAARARLLYVQVQAAAARVSVRQSALRSAEEALDRARARQAAGLAGPDVVAQARQAAQQAAAALQKEVASLASLEQSLGFPASRLPALSTGDALVAAARQAAAAALSPAGFPGGQFPVGPPDGRGLATSVRPLPDGLVVAALRRAPEVTLAKARLDLAVRQQRAVEARWGTVSLSGGVRAPIETSSGGSSLIGEGTWFAGVAAGLSLLDGGARRLDVEKARQAVDDARAALADAERTVANDVASRWQSVASAALNLHAALASMDQAELAWRTAQARARGGAASQTEVDEARRTLDLAALDVIEGAATLRHETEQFVARLQGVAGGIAAGNDGASAAGN
- a CDS encoding TolC family protein: MVGRVPAWHVAFVPAVALLVAWTAALLAIAPDVARAASGTPPSGGAAPAGGTAPAAGAKQASATSAASSPGAFTLDDAVAVALQGADFEQARLALEKARLEYQQAIAANAASPSPFAEQLARHTFVQAQNQLVDAYHQTVSSTVGAYVDVVAARYGLQAATLQAQNARQARDTARQKAAAGSLGPLELQDAENQLQSTEADLARAQLALDQAMDRLAQALGYPEQMPQADALALPAQLPPVPGITAQQALQKALAASRDVKWRREAVDIAQKQLDQAEAEKASPLELQVQHANLRQAQLAARQAERGVEAAVRGALGQVQVARRGVDVARAQMELEQRRLDGVQQQRKLGLKTDQDVTAAQAAVAKAQQSYANAVKTYLTALVDLHKQLGEAPGWGPAGALDKLLEEPAS